GATGGACTGGTGAGTGGGCATCACTTACATACCTCCTGGATTCGGCCGTGCGCCAAACTTTGCAACTTTATTTTACACCAGaatagggattgaaaaaatgttcCGCTATGTGTCTGTAAACTCATTGGATGTAAGAGTTGTGCAAGatgagaaaaacatggctgccttctttCAAACACTGAAAACTGTGGAAAAAAACCCAAAACTATTGCAAAGTCAGAAATCTTTTGTTTTTCTACAAAAAAACAACACCTTTTTTAATATAATAAAATTAAGACGTACGCAcaccggcagaacattacaagcaGTCTTATAACAATGCTATATTGACTCCTATGGTTTTTACATTATTCTAGGGAAATAATAGGTAGAGGTGAAGGTAGGTGTAACTAGCAGAGTTGGTCATTTTTGGCTACTTGTTGCCCGTGGGTGACAGACTCAGTAagtgcttctttaaaggggtattccgattgTGACAAGTTATCCCTGATTCACAGgagaggggataactatcagatcggtgggggtcctattgctgtgaaccccaccgatcacaagaatggggactCCGTATCCTTGAGGCCCCCCAAAATGAATGTGGCGGTAAGATAGTCTTGcacactgccgctccattcatctctacggCAGTTCCGGAGACTgccgagtacagcgctcggctattgcCTGAGCTCccacagagatgaatggagtgccTGCTCCACTGATTTGGGGGGTTCCTGAAAGTATGATGACCCCCCACCAACCCAGTAGTTATTCCATATCATGTGGGAATGTCATAGGGAATAACTTgtcacaactggaatacccctttaaagaagacctgtcagctctcctgactTGCCTATTTTAGTATTCTTCATGAAACAACAAGTCTATAGCTCCTTTTCTTAGAGTGCTTCACCATGTCGTTCCTCTCTTATTCCTTCTAGAAATTTTAAGAATAAACCGTTACCAGTTGGAACTTTTACTAGTTACCGGTCGGGAGGGGTATCCTTCCATGTTCCGACACTGTTCATTCAGAGCTCAGAGTGCCAGTGTGTGCAGGGCTATGCCCCATTGAcaaggtaacacccagttgtctgtGTTCATAAAAATTcaggaagaataacagaggaacagaacaacgcagatTTATGCAAAAAGATGCTCCACAATtcctattacatggggaatgcgaaCACTTTCTAAAATGGATATGTCGGGAGACATTTAAGGGGTAATTTAGTTTCAAAGATATACTTTGGGccctgttgcccatagcaactaatgggTGTCCATCTTCCATTTCTTAAACTGCTGTGAAAAAAATTAAGTCATAGTTGCCAATGTAATTTGGGAAATTTAACGGGGTATTCCCaagacagacaatgggggcatatcgctaggagcgGGGAGagcggtggctggaggaccccaggttgCTGGATGACCCCACCTcgcttgcgcggccaccgctcccatacatttctatggggccgacagaaatcaatggagggtggctgtgcatgcgcagtgcgctctccaccACCTTTTCCCACTCCGTTCTTGGTGTACAATGGTTGTCCtagtaatatgcccccattgtttgtgatgggaaacccctttaagcccctcCCTTGGGACAGCCTGTGAAATGCTCACAAAGTGCCTACTTTGGGGTTAATTGGCACAGCCCCACTCCCTTCCCATTCATTTCCTGGGACTGTTGGAGACCATCTTAAAGCTGATTAGTTTCTAAGGGTTATTGACTCAACTGGGAATAATCTTTTAAATGCTATAGAAACCTTTGGGgcattttatgattgcattttactaatttttggctaaaataattttttcagtagGTCTTTAACCATTTCTGAGtacagggttaaaaatcagtctgtttgcaggctGTCAGTTTTATTTGAATCCTGTCATCTGAGGGCTCAAGTGTAGATCTAATCTTTGATCACCTGACCTCATAAAAACTCAGTATAGCTCAATTCCTATCAAACTCCGAGGTAAGAGCTACATgtgaccccctcggatgacggGTTTTTAAAGAAAACAGAAActgacagcttgcagactgatttttaacccctgtatctcagaaatggctgaacatttttaataaagaccaactgaagaaataatttctagcccaaaatgagtaaaatacaatcataaaaaatgcTCCTAAAGGTGTACACAGTCTGCTAATAATACCAAGAACTTTATTGATCACATACATAAAGACTAAATGGGATTTGTGTGACCCAGTCACATTCATTTAGAAAAATATTAGAAAATACTACATAATACGCGTAAATggcagtgttaaaaaaaaagtccagcgaaCTTCATTTAAAGGGGCAGTAGGCACAAAAATTGCCCCtctaaaaattgaaaatttgtagAAACTACCCTTGTTCTGTACTTAAGGAAACTTGCGTAGGCTAGCTGTTACCTCCCACACCAAACAAGATTGGGTGACTCACAACATTcagcccatttttttttatcagtttacAATTCCCGCCACGGTAGAATTTGGCATTGAAAATGGTTTCCATATGCTGTGGACAGTTCCAATTGTATGCCAAAACTCGGGATTTATGCCTGATTTATATAAGCTTGGCAGCTTGTTACCACAATGAAGTATGGGTTCTCTTACAGTCTTTGTAAGGGTGCAGTCTGAGGGGGTGGTCCAGGAGAAATTGGATCCTCACAGTACTGGAGCTTGAAGAACCTTTTGAGCACTAAGGTAGAAAAAGGGGACCTACGTCCATTAGATACGGGGATGTGATCTTATTTTGTCTTCAGGAAGAGCTGTATTTGTTTGAAAGACGAGAACTGCTCCGATCCAGGACCAGGTCATGGCCATTGGCTTTCCACTTGCCTCCAGAACCTTTCTCATCCATAGGTGTGATGGCTAGATTTGGCCTGTGGCACCAACAGCAAAGGCAAGACTATAGAAACAAAAACCTGAGATCAGTACAtaagtacatgctggttacatggAAGATACTTGGACCATAAGCATTTTGTGTGTTAAAGTTGAAATAAAGTTTtacagatttaggctactttcacactgccgtttcagggtccgcctgtgagatccgtttcaaggctctcacaagcggccctaaacggatcagtttggccccaatgcattctgaatcgatgcggatccattcaaaatgcatcagtttggctccgctctgcctccattccgctctggaggcggacaccaaaacgctgcttgtccgCCTGGTGGTTTGGAGCCAAACGgacttacaatgaaagtcaatggggacggatccgtttacattgacacaaatatggtgcaattgtaaacggatccgtcccccattgactttcaatgtaaagtcaggacggatctgtttgacttcacttttttttgactaagttatgcagacggctccgtactgaacggataccattgtttgcatttataggtgcggatccgtctgtgcagataccagacggatccacaccttgcgcaggtgtgaaagtagccttatttgtaatttttctcatttttttctgGATTTCTTAAAGAGCTAGCCTGATTAAGCTTGCCCATCAAACAGATCAGCTGATTGCTGCAGGTTAAGCTTTAGAAACTCCTGAttaggggtgagcgaatcgacttcggatgaaacatccgaggtCGATTCGCATtagactttgtttcaatactgtacggagcgagcgctccgtacagtattagaatgtattggctcccatgagctgaagttattacttcgtgagatttcacgTATTAACTTGAGAAAttcatttatactgtaaaaaaaccttTACCAAACTCGGATTCGATGTACCTtggagtaataacttcggctcatcagagccaacacATTctgatactgtacggagcgctcgctccgtacagtattcaaaggaAGTTTTATGcacatcgacttcagatgtttcatctgaCGTTGATTCGTTCATCCCTACTCCTGATAATTGGGTTTTATCGCCAGAGGAAGCTTCACCCATTGCAGGAGAGATGTAGGATTGAATACCGACCCTTCAAATGGATGTCTCTCTACCTGGGCTAGTAGAGAGGTCCCTATCATCTAAATGACGTCTATATGCCCTAAAAGGGTTGACTTGATGAGACAACTGTTTAAGTATAATTATCCAGTAATTAGtaggtaataaaaaaaacactgtgagtacatattttcattaaaggggttttccagaagttTAATATTGATTGCCTAGCCTTAGGGAAGGTCATTGatatctgatcagctgttttaagcctcttcctaggccagtgatgtcacattcattggtcactgggtctaggctgcaataccaagtacaaccACTATATGgccctgtgcttggtatgctgggaAGAGGCTTGCTAGAGCACATTGGCCTCTTCAAACCGCTAATCAGTGGTGGTGCTGGACCCCCGCCaacttgatattgatgacctaccttgaGGATAGGACATTATCACTTGCTTTCCCCAATTTGGGAAGGGTACCAGGAGGAAACtcgcacaaacacagggagaacatacaaacttcatgcaggTGATGTCCTTGGCCAGATTTGATCCCTCGACCTCAGCGATGCAAAgtgccagtgctaaccactgagcccccGTTGTGTCCATCAATAATGCCCATCTCGGCCACAAATGGCGgttatgggaatacccctttaatgcactCCTATAGTCTTATCGTGGTCGTTACGGTGAGATAATTTCCCCCTCTCGCCCCTTCCTCTCAGATAAATCACAAGTTCATCTCAAATGTTAAAATTTTGCATTGAAATCACTGGTGTGAATAGGTAGCTGAAGGTTCAGTAATCACACAGTCTTACCCGGAAACAGTTTTTGAATTTTCTGCTGACAAAGTAGAGAGCCACTGGGTTGATGCAGGAATTCAGCGAGGCCATATTGATGCCGATATAATTCACAACCAAGAAAAAGCTGAATGAAGCAAAACAGAGGAGCATGGTCAACATGTGCAAGAATCTGGGGCTATGTACAAATTCTATCCATGACCATATACGTTCTTCCATTTTTATCTAGTGTGTTGACCAGAAGCTCTTGTGTCTCAATGTGAAATCTATAACAGGGCCCTGTAccaaccatgtgccatttataacatTGACATCTTGAATTATATGTGGCAGAACAGACTTTGTGCCCCTCAGGCATCAGTGGCTGGGGGTGACTGCTACCACAGAGACAGTGGTAGGGTATATTCACACGTAGTGGTTAACACCAGGGGGAAACACGTTTTCGAAAGGCAGGCATTTTTTCCAGTACGGTTATGACCGCATTGCTATTAGAAAAGTGATTGACCTACCCATATGTGTTTGGAGTATTAAAACATGAGAACTTAGACCTACCTCCTACCTACATGAATGGTGAACAGTTGTATTACCttcttaaattattattatagtgaaaaatggcttggaaaTTTGGGCAAATATCCCTGGTTCTTAGTGAGGTTTTGCTCACCTTATTCATATGTGTGTCTGTATTTAACATACAAGGAAACCTCTCCAATGGACCAGATGCAGACTGACCATTTTCTGTAAGAAGACCACTCCCCAGAAGCCACTTTTCAATGCAATGTTGGGTGGTCCTCTCAAAGAGGTTTCATAATTGTTTCATGTTGATTTCATTATTGGACGGATTGAAGTCAAAGTTCATCCATGAGCTAAGATGGTACAAGTAATGGGGTAACATGCACAAATAACCCCTGGTCCATGAATTTGGAAGATATGTCGTGTTTTTCGTGTTTGGAGCCAGTATAGTATACGAGTTTACACAAATGGTATTGCTTCAACAAAAATAAAAGTCTCAAAATGCAATCTTGCTTCGAGCGCAGCAGGTCTATGGTGAGGTAGGTTCAAGTTCACACTTAGTCctgaatttcataaaaaaaagacCGCGCAGCTCAAAACCATCCATGGCGTGACTACTATAAGACTTGCAGTATTTCACTATGTCAAGCTCTCTTGCGTAATATCTAGAAGATAGAGGCATTGACTGCGGTGGGAGCCCGGATTtcaaattcagtgatcgatcgtaTTGCAAGGACACTTTCTGCATACCTTCTACTACTGACATTTCCATGGATGGTTTTGAGCTGCACggtcttttttttaatgaaattcatATAGTACACGACCTTGTATAGAAATAGTTGGTATCTTACCTGAGCAGCTCACATCTATGTGGATCAGTTCCGTCGTACACCGTTTTCTTCAGTATGCTGCTAACATGAAGAGGCAACCAACACAGCGCAAAGATCACCACCAGACAGAACACTGTCTTAGCCACCTCCCTCctctgaaacaaaaaataaaacaattatccatccatccatccatctcatATGTATCCCTCTCATACCCATCCATCTCTCCATCTCATATCTACCAACCTCATATCTGTCCATCTCATATCCATCCATCTGGCCCTCTCATATCTATTCAATTAATTTATAACTGCTCATGCTTTACTTTTAAAGGGGGCTGTGGAAGTGGTTAACCTCAACCCCTAAAATGGAGAGAGGCTATACAGCAGGACCACTGAGTGTGATCTTTTAAGCCTCCATTGTACACATTCAGAGAGTGGAAACCATGAATTGTTTTTGTTGGCCCTTCTAATGACCCCTAATGCCACATGCAGATGGTGCGTATTACAGGCAGGTTTTCTGCATGGACCTTGTACAGAAAAtctgcagtataaggcctcttgcacatgattgtatgtaatttgcggtccgcaaaaaatatcgatgacatccgtgtgcattctgtattttgcggaacggaacagctggccctttacagaacagtactatccttgtccgtaatgcggacaataataggacatgttctatttttttgcagaacggaaacggaatgcacacggagttactgccgtttttttttgcagacccattgaaatgaatggttccgcatacagtccgcaaaaaaacggaacggacacggaaagaaaatacgtttgtgtgcaagaggcctaatagaatAGCACAATACTTTGGTTTACCTGTTTCATGTGATCATTAAGTGCAATCCTCATCCCATTCTTCATGCTCAACATCTCACAGGACATCAAGGTGTAGAAGACTCCAGTGCAAGCCAAGGGTAAGCAAAAGTAGAAACCGAAAAGCCACCAGACCTTCACTTCTTGATAGAACTAGAACACAGAGGGATATTTTGTAGATTTATAAAACTGTGATAATGATGGACGCTTCAGCTCATTCTGATGCATGCCACGTACAGTAATTGTGCacgaaagtattcagatccaggtactgTTTGGAAAAATGCTAAATGCTTTTTCTTGGGTCGACCCATTTAGGATAAATTGCCCCCAACGTATAAAAGAATGTTGCAGAACTTTTACAACAAATAAAATTTACCTCTTTAAAAAGGTTGTGCTAAGTTTCAAATGTATCCCCAATCTACAAGATATGATTTGAATGGTGGGAGTCCAACCACTAGACCTTCACCGATCGTGAGGACATGTCTCGCATGATAAATGATGTAGCTGTCGATAGTACCCGCCCCCACCCCATCTATATTCATCTCTTTGGGACTACATTGCCATACGGGGGTACACTTATACCTTGGCACGAACCCTttgaagggtaactgtcatattttttatttatttgctagtttattagagctaggcatgtatacctgagttagtctgtcaatgattgtcaaaagatctgtaattaccttataataacagctttcattaatgtcctctgtccctttccactgctcccttaaaagaccattgctatggcttgtctgtctccatCTAAAaagacaggaagacggaggggcggtccttcacactgcatgcctgcattaggcttcagagtgaggaggcgtgtctctcagtaatccaatctgattggctggcagggagctgctggctacagcaagtgtgtatgggaagtgagggaaagcagttttggccccaGAGAACTGgctcatcttgagaaggtcctcatattgtaaatgtttaaacagccataactaagggaaaaactcaaggaaaacagtggtatgtgaagaaactaaagattgctttatgcataatgctgctgcagcaataACATATGCTAACatagatttttttgatgaaaacatgacagttaccctttaagtctCAGAATACCCATATTGATATCCGGTATAAGCTATCTTTCTAAATTTCTGTGGAAGAAACATCTGGGCTATTTACCGTCATAAATCTGGACGACTGCTCCAGAGGCAGCATGCACACTTGAATGGTTTGATCTCTTAACTCCAACTTGACCAAGTCAAAGGCAATGGCTTCGGGGACTGCCAACATGATGGCAACTGCCCAGATCAGGGTGAGTTCTATGGCCTTCCACACTGGGATTCCAATGCCCTGAATTCTGTTCCAGGAGGCCACCGCACGATATCTGTGAAAAGAGCAGAAATGATGGAAGAGCATTTTTCAAGatttcaatattgatggcctatcctctggataggtcatcaatatgagatcagctgTGGTCCTACACTCGCCACCCCCACGACCAACTGTATGAATAGGCCACGGTGCTCCGtgagtgcttaggcctctttccaGGCCATGTGgcttcacattcatcagtcacatgacctagtgaatggggctgatctgcaataccaagcacagccactgttcaatggacggtgctgtgtttggtaagctgtgaggaggccgctgcgctcaccggagctctggtgagcactgcggcttcctcaaacagctgattagcggggtgccaggagtcggacactGATGATCTCATAttgactgaggataggtcatcaatagagatgagcgaacttttgaaaaattagattcggctgctttgccgaattttacaaaaaaatccgctttgtgacgaattacttcgttaCGAAGTGAATTTCCTTGTAAgtagtgagtgcaatgacagggagtggcgatagcaccgccccccatcattgtgcccctcagatgccacgttcatagctgatggcggcatctgacagcaataatacagtgtaaaaaaataaaataaaaacgtacTTACCTGACCCATTTGCTCGCAACAGGCCAGGCACCGCCATCTTGCTCGAAGGTCTGGCATGAAATCTCACGCGGcctgagatgacgtcatcatgccagccggcgtggtgacgtcatacgtcaccgtgcaCAGGATTTGAACCGAGGTCTTCAATTAAGGCCTCATTTACCCATACGTGGACCACGTGAAAAcctcggttgctatgacgccgtgcgctttgtgccgccaccgctgctgtacagtaatacactcgtatagatcctaCGGCGGCAGCACGAAGCGAACGGCGTCATAGCaatcaatgacgccgtgcgcttgtgcactcagcaggatgacaggccgggttttcacggaccgtggtccacgtatgtgtgaatgaggcctaagatggcggcggccggcccctcgcaagcaaatggatcaggtaagtatttttttgttgttgttgtttttttacaccatttcaggttaaatcaattcgctaccacaaagcatgaggaaattcggctttgcttgTATTCAGAAGTTATTCTTAGGTTTAAAGTTCACCTATGAACACTAATTCATAGTTTACACATAACATAGTCCAATGCTACACTCACAATTCTGCAgaattcagagctgaaatctcccagcattcttctattaagggctcgtgcacatggccgcatacggcgggtctgcaatacacagggcaccggccgtgtgcacctcgcatcacggatgtggacccattcacttgaatgggtccgcaaaccctgagatgcggtgcggaagcacggatcggaaccccacggaagcactatggagtgcttccgtggtgtttctggccgtgcctctgcaccgcggaTCGCGGACCGTCGGTGCccagtgcattgcagaccgcaatttgcggtccggccagcacacagtcgtgtgcatgagccctaacacagatTATTATGATGGTGAAATGGACTTAGTCTTTGTACAGTAACTGGATGTGGAGAAACAAACTCTCCTCCTGCATGATAAGAATGTTTCCAATGGCAGCCTGCAgaattgtaaatgcagctctggagtatgatacaggcTGTAAGCTAGGATCAGTGCAAGATAAGGAATGTACTAAAAGGACACGTTTAATGTTTGTAATTAGCTGAGCAGGCATTTCCTGCATGTTGAGAGGTACCAGGAAGCAGCAGGGGATCACTGACATCAGAATCATTTTTTaaaagaattttaaaacccaGGAAACCTCTTTAACATAAAATTCAGAATTTAGCAATCTTGATGACGAGGTGGTCAGATTGTGCTGCATGTGCCAACCATTGATCCTAATTGTAATGAAGAGGTGCACAAACTTCTAAAGAGGATTTCATAtactttcacacgtcagtgttcggtcagtgatttaaaTCAGtgatttttgtgagtagtgttgagcgaacttctgttaagttcggcgtctaaagttcggcttccggttagcggagaatcccgatatggattccgaattccgttgtggtccgtggtagcagaatcaataatcggccattattgattccgctaccacggaccacaacggaattcggaatccatatcgggattctccgctaaccggaagccgaactttagacgccgaacttaaaacagaagttcgctcaacactaattgtgagccaaaaccttaagaggagcctccacagacataaggtataagggaaagatctgcacctgttctgtgtttttgacccgtacctggttttggctcaaaatcactgatgaaaatcactgaccaaacagtgACCGAACACTGAGGACTCGttcatatttccgtttttcactgatgtgcGATGTCCGCAttttatgcggacagcacacctacccattgatttaaatgtgtctgttcacatttcagtattttttttactgaccgtggccgtgggtcatgcactactttgatctgtgatgcggaccaagcacgcccattgaagtctttgggtccgtgaaaatcactgacacaacacggatggcatctgtgttgtgtccgtgttgcgtccgtttttctctgaagactgataggagattctttggaaattaattttcagctgagcaacgtcagtgaattacggatgacacacggaccaaccacggatccttcacggacagctgcaTGGATGAAACACGTaacgctttttttcacggacatgaCACTGACAacaaaatgtgaacgaggcctgacCGTGTCTAGAGGGGAAAAAGCTCTCCAAGCCGTGAGAGAAGACTGATCCATGTATTAGCTTGTCACAGAATTAAAAAGTCACTGTTTTAAAAGGATAGTTTATTGTATTAAGAAATGTATATAATGGAGGGGTTGTGCTTTTATTATAGCATGGCAGTAGATGATAGATACTACATGAATAGCTGAATGGATGAGAGCAGTCTGCACCTTTACCTGTCTATGCTGAGAGCACAAAGGCTGAGCACCGTGACCCCAACAGATGCCTTCTGGATAAAGGGGAACAGCTTGCAGACATACACCCCGAATGGCCAGTTCCC
The Bufo bufo chromosome 8, aBufBuf1.1, whole genome shotgun sequence genome window above contains:
- the LOC120977328 gene encoding endothelin receptor type B-like; the encoded protein is MPPPGTSAIWILCLLVGVSSQYSPTPLSLEEISELSQTLDQEQAGHIVQLDTNLQNDSGNDSKENYGRMPPPRQPPPCLSRFKIKHAFKYVTTILSCIIFLVGIVGNSTLLRIIYKNKCMRNGPNVLIASLALGDLFYILIAIPINIYKLLAGNWPFGVYVCKLFPFIQKASVGVTVLSLCALSIDRYRAVASWNRIQGIGIPVWKAIELTLIWAVAIMLAVPEAIAFDLVKLELRDQTIQVCMLPLEQSSRFMTFYQEVKVWWLFGFYFCLPLACTGVFYTLMSCEMLSMKNGMRIALNDHMKQRREVAKTVFCLVVIFALCWLPLHVSSILKKTVYDGTDPHRCELLSFFLVVNYIGINMASLNSCINPVALYFVSRKFKNCFRSCLCCWCHRPNLAITPMDEKGSGGKWKANGHDLVLDRSSSRLSNKYSSS